A genomic window from candidate division TA06 bacterium includes:
- a CDS encoding BamA/TamA family outer membrane protein codes for MRLKILHIIFILFLSTAGIFGQSVSIDSIGFGGNRAFTREQLLDTWTFRGNFVTREDVDSSCKAILGSYRRAGYYQAECRAEFGADSSSVLVRISEGPRYLVGDILFDGNSYLGSVFLQGLMTTGGNEALDSTTITRDMEAISLAYADNGFPQAEISLKELKYENNHLQITFGIKENTRVLVSKITFKGNLATKEATLLKISGLDPGSPFSRLDLEKALKQLNSSGLFIEVNQPLLLIGSETGQQQILIRVKEDRFNRIFGAASYIQPSAGQKGWLAGSLDLFLGNIAGTARSASVRWERPQKENSRLEIDYSEPFLFGFDVSARVGLKHMVEDSAYVKTSAGLLVKMPVGEGFKAGVGAEYERIVPGAALIYQKSNKYSTTWLLEWHKPEETTFSNDVFLKVQADYGRKSYYQPSQQLTVSKITGDGVISKKIFVRQEIFLAIKGRMVITGEKPVPRYDQFAMGGTASLRGYYQEQFIANRIAWSNLEYRYKPVKNLMVFPFADLGYFFDRERSLRGYRFGYGFGFKLDTRIGWINIVYGLGRDDSFLNGKVHFGLESEF; via the coding sequence ATGAGATTAAAAATATTACATATTATTTTTATTTTATTTCTGTCAACTGCTGGTATTTTTGGCCAGTCGGTCAGTATAGATAGCATTGGTTTCGGCGGGAACAGGGCTTTCACCCGGGAGCAGCTGCTGGATACTTGGACTTTCCGGGGAAATTTCGTTACCCGGGAGGATGTCGATTCCAGCTGTAAAGCCATACTGGGCAGTTACCGGCGGGCCGGCTATTATCAGGCGGAATGCCGGGCCGAGTTCGGTGCTGACAGCAGTTCTGTCCTGGTCCGGATATCAGAAGGTCCCCGCTATCTGGTGGGCGACATTTTGTTTGACGGCAATAGCTACCTTGGCAGCGTTTTTCTACAAGGTTTGATGACCACCGGCGGGAATGAAGCATTGGATAGCACCACCATCACCCGTGATATGGAGGCCATCAGCCTGGCCTATGCCGATAACGGTTTTCCCCAGGCGGAAATATCCTTGAAAGAATTGAAATATGAAAATAATCATCTACAGATCACTTTCGGCATAAAGGAAAATACCCGAGTATTAGTAAGCAAAATAACTTTTAAGGGGAATCTGGCCACCAAAGAGGCGACCCTGCTTAAAATATCCGGCCTTGATCCGGGTTCGCCTTTCAGCCGGTTGGATCTGGAAAAAGCGTTGAAACAGTTGAACAGTTCCGGCCTGTTTATAGAGGTTAATCAGCCGCTGCTGTTGATCGGATCCGAAACGGGACAGCAGCAGATCCTGATCCGGGTTAAGGAGGACCGGTTCAATCGGATATTCGGGGCAGCATCTTACATTCAGCCTTCAGCCGGACAAAAGGGCTGGCTGGCTGGATCCCTGGACCTTTTTCTGGGCAATATTGCCGGAACGGCCCGTAGCGCCTCTGTCCGGTGGGAGAGGCCGCAAAAGGAGAACAGCCGGCTGGAGATTGATTATTCCGAACCATTTTTATTTGGTTTTGATGTCTCCGCCCGGGTGGGGCTCAAGCACATGGTTGAGGATTCTGCTTACGTGAAAACCTCTGCCGGGTTGCTGGTCAAAATGCCGGTGGGGGAAGGCTTTAAGGCTGGGGTCGGCGCTGAATACGAAAGAATAGTCCCTGGTGCGGCCCTGATCTACCAAAAAAGCAATAAATACAGCACCACATGGCTTTTAGAATGGCATAAGCCCGAAGAAACTACCTTTTCCAACGATGTTTTCCTTAAAGTTCAAGCCGATTACGGCCGCAAGAGCTATTATCAGCCTTCACAACAACTGACGGTTAGCAAAATTACCGGTGATGGGGTTATCAGTAAAAAAATCTTTGTCAGACAGGAAATATTCTTGGCCATCAAGGGCAGGATGGTGATTACCGGAGAAAAACCTGTTCCCCGCTACGATCAGTTTGCCATGGGCGGGACAGCATCGCTCAGGGGGTATTACCAGGAACAGTTCATCGCCAATCGGATTGCCTGGAGCAATCTTGAATACCGGTATAAACCAGTCAAAAATTTGATGGTGTTTCCCTTTGCAGATCTGGGATATTTCTTCGACCGGGAAAGGAGCCTGCGCGGTTACCGGTTTGGTTACGGTTTTGGGTTCAAACTGGATACCAGAATAGGATGGATAAACATTGTTTACGGTTTGGGCCGGGATGATAGTTTCTTGAACGGCAAGGTGCATTTTGGACTGGAAAGCGAGTTTTAA
- a CDS encoding T9SS type A sorting domain-containing protein, whose protein sequence is MIAIFNRRWLRLPWLLFLMACTVAGAGDLQDLKQQWKTSRPILDKIKQQPRQYKDAVSKMNLLGRVREVSKSKGRSKAANVDTIHVLAIKAQFQLDDDSNTTGNGHFDYAGNGQPMYIDNNYLNGHNLDYEPPHDSLYIHNQMLALRNYYWAVSDSQLWIEFEQWPKADTAAYTLPHQMSFYSDFYNGGANWGAGLYVLLRDAVDAAGNDSGNCSFSTGSGSTKVPKAVMVFHAGSCWQTDPYGADIPSVFLQMDSSSPIIIKAGADTIYEGIIAAETQSQDGMVLGSQGEIAHEFGHQLGLPDLYDYSMYSVGLGEWELMSWGSWNMNAFVPPHLSAWCKVFLGWSQPLTLKPGDNNQIAFDWVAKTPDAIVKIPINSHEYYLIENRRAWVDPNSAIIDSITADCNGAREWRNGVLVKVNDYDMSLPFELDAGGLLVYHVDENLISQRWFDNSLETGDIKAIYLLEADHVQDLQRWGGSPYSTFASPYDAYYAGNNDRLDDGSDPPTTANDGSYTHISISGITAPSESLSARVKVGWSLPGFPYDLGQTVDWNSPNYITTSLGTDTIMKLLLLPGNNGYLYALKSDGTPCGSNPDTVIVATNDTVFLRGVIAKVRGNIYSSPAVGSLYAFQEQSVFISAAYSNTEGWLYGFRLFPETTIVDTTRYLNTYDFIGASFSSGFPVKTSGPIFSSPTLADINGDDTLEIIVACDDDSLYAWHHDGRRVTGFPRGLDMETRATVSAAELDPASPGQEIVVLSGDSRIFAFKGNGDLLPGFPYHRAFVDWVSASTAIGDVNRDGSPEIVACPKAPSNEYENEIVVEVTVIDKLGRTITGWPVQIYNQTQTAVASPALGDLDGDGYLEIAAAIGTKLYTYNYNGTLISGFPKVISESLNVQSSPVTADVDNDGLPEIIIGSPDGRVYAFNGNSTNAAGFPLTAGGKIYSTPLLTDLDGDSSDIELAVGCDDGNLYVWSIGSPVTASRLTWPMFCGNQAHTGFMNWDPAVHPLPVNSGELIKNAYVYPSPARGEKAVIRFYLENKAEIDVKIFNLAGELVRQYSQPGQALTENEVIWSLENIASGVYIIRVEANDGATVKTKICKAAVIK, encoded by the coding sequence ATGATCGCCATATTTAACCGGCGTTGGCTGAGATTGCCGTGGCTGTTGTTCCTCATGGCATGTACCGTAGCCGGCGCCGGAGACCTGCAAGATTTAAAACAGCAGTGGAAAACCTCTCGTCCGATTTTGGATAAAATCAAACAGCAGCCCCGCCAGTACAAGGATGCCGTATCCAAAATGAACCTGCTGGGCCGGGTCAGGGAAGTTTCCAAAAGCAAAGGCCGGAGCAAGGCGGCAAATGTGGACACCATTCATGTTCTGGCTATCAAGGCCCAGTTCCAATTGGATGATGATTCCAACACAACTGGCAACGGGCATTTTGACTACGCGGGAAACGGCCAACCGATGTATATCGATAACAACTACCTTAACGGCCATAATCTGGATTATGAGCCGCCTCACGACAGCCTATACATCCATAATCAGATGCTGGCCTTGCGCAATTACTACTGGGCGGTATCCGACAGTCAGTTGTGGATAGAATTTGAGCAATGGCCCAAGGCCGATACCGCCGCCTATACTTTGCCCCATCAGATGTCCTTTTACAGCGATTTTTACAACGGGGGAGCAAACTGGGGGGCCGGGTTGTATGTTCTGCTGCGGGATGCCGTGGATGCCGCCGGCAATGATTCCGGTAACTGCAGTTTTAGCACCGGAAGCGGGTCCACAAAAGTCCCAAAAGCCGTGATGGTGTTCCATGCCGGTTCCTGCTGGCAGACCGACCCCTACGGCGCCGACATTCCATCAGTATTTTTGCAGATGGACAGCTCAAGTCCAATCATAATCAAGGCCGGAGCCGATACAATTTATGAAGGGATAATCGCTGCCGAGACCCAAAGCCAGGACGGGATGGTGCTGGGTTCACAGGGCGAGATAGCCCACGAGTTCGGCCACCAGCTGGGTTTGCCGGATCTTTATGATTATTCCATGTATTCGGTGGGTTTGGGCGAATGGGAGTTGATGTCCTGGGGATCGTGGAACATGAACGCCTTTGTGCCGCCGCATCTTTCGGCCTGGTGCAAGGTTTTTCTGGGCTGGTCGCAGCCCTTGACTCTAAAGCCTGGCGATAACAACCAGATCGCTTTTGACTGGGTAGCCAAAACCCCGGATGCCATCGTTAAAATACCGATCAATTCACACGAGTATTACCTGATTGAAAACCGCCGGGCTTGGGTGGACCCTAACAGCGCCATAATTGATTCTATTACGGCAGATTGCAATGGGGCCAGGGAATGGCGCAACGGAGTCCTGGTGAAAGTAAACGACTACGATATGTCGCTGCCCTTTGAACTGGATGCCGGAGGGCTTTTGGTTTACCATGTGGACGAAAATCTTATCAGCCAAAGGTGGTTTGACAACAGCCTGGAAACCGGTGACATCAAAGCCATTTATCTGTTGGAGGCTGATCACGTCCAGGATCTGCAGCGCTGGGGCGGCTCGCCTTATTCCACTTTTGCCAGTCCTTACGACGCCTACTATGCCGGCAACAATGACAGGTTAGATGACGGCAGCGATCCGCCCACCACGGCCAATGACGGTTCGTATACCCATATTTCCATCTCCGGAATCACTGCACCGTCCGAGAGCCTGAGCGCTCGGGTGAAAGTAGGATGGAGCCTGCCGGGTTTCCCGTATGACCTAGGTCAGACGGTGGATTGGAACAGCCCGAATTATATTACCACTTCGCTGGGTACGGATACCATAATGAAATTATTGTTGCTCCCCGGCAATAACGGATACCTATATGCCTTGAAGAGCGATGGTACACCTTGTGGATCTAACCCCGATACAGTAATTGTCGCGACAAATGATACGGTTTTTCTTAGAGGCGTAATTGCAAAGGTCCGGGGAAACATTTACTCATCTCCTGCAGTTGGATCATTGTATGCATTCCAAGAGCAGTCAGTGTTCATCTCGGCTGCCTACTCGAACACAGAGGGGTGGCTCTATGGGTTCCGCCTTTTCCCTGAAACTACTATCGTCGATACGACCAGATATTTAAACACTTACGATTTTATAGGCGCCAGTTTTAGCAGCGGTTTTCCTGTTAAAACCTCCGGCCCGATATTTTCCTCGCCGACTTTGGCCGACATCAACGGCGATGATACCTTGGAGATCATAGTAGCCTGCGATGACGACAGCCTTTATGCCTGGCACCATGACGGCCGCCGGGTAACCGGCTTTCCAAGGGGTTTAGACATGGAAACCAGGGCTACTGTTTCGGCAGCAGAGCTTGACCCCGCTTCTCCCGGTCAAGAAATCGTAGTTCTTTCCGGTGACAGCAGGATATTTGCCTTCAAAGGGAATGGTGATTTGCTTCCCGGTTTCCCGTACCATCGAGCATTTGTAGATTGGGTCTCGGCTTCCACCGCCATCGGTGACGTAAACCGGGACGGCAGCCCCGAGATAGTGGCGTGTCCCAAAGCACCTAGTAATGAATATGAAAATGAAATTGTGGTTGAAGTTACAGTAATTGATAAACTGGGGCGAACCATTACCGGCTGGCCTGTTCAAATCTATAACCAAACCCAGACCGCCGTGGCGTCTCCGGCTTTGGGCGATCTGGATGGAGACGGCTATCTGGAAATAGCGGCAGCCATCGGAACCAAACTTTACACCTATAACTATAACGGCACGCTGATTTCTGGTTTCCCAAAAGTAATTTCCGAATCGCTGAATGTCCAGTCATCTCCAGTGACAGCCGATGTGGACAACGACGGTTTGCCTGAGATAATAATAGGTTCTCCCGACGGCCGGGTTTACGCCTTCAATGGCAACAGTACCAATGCGGCTGGATTCCCCCTGACGGCTGGCGGAAAGATATATTCCACGCCTTTACTGACCGACCTGGACGGAGACAGTTCAGACATCGAACTGGCGGTAGGATGCGACGACGGCAATTTATATGTTTGGAGCATCGGATCCCCGGTAACTGCTTCCCGCCTAACCTGGCCGATGTTCTGCGGCAACCAGGCCCATACCGGATTTATGAACTGGGACCCGGCCGTGCATCCTTTGCCGGTCAATTCGGGCGAGCTGATTAAAAATGCCTACGTTTACCCCAGCCCGGCCCGGGGTGAAAAAGCGGTCATCCGGTTCTACCTGGAAAATAAGGCCGAGATCGACGTTAAAATATTCAACCTGGCCGGAGAACTGGTCCGCCAGTACAGCCAACCGGGACAGGCTTTGACCGAAAACGAAGTTATCTGGAGCCTGGAAAATATTGCTTCCGGCGTTTATATCATACGAGTGGAGGCAAATGACGGAGCCACTGTCAAAACCAAAATTTGCAAAGCGGCGGTGATCAAATGA
- a CDS encoding PorV/PorQ family protein — MLTTKIKLFLTTAIILSSTAPAWAISEGGAIFLLIRPGARPSGMGSAFCAIADDATATYYNPAGLAFLKRNDPRLNSHDIRDWNRFLNSFKNLPERNVFSRDDFKDPEGMVIKLSGTPLLCISDIADWNKLIAALADTAGLAGKNILPLLNEDARAIITGHQAGDSLDSQAKANLAYALNKQINGRAVYKTISWGDIAIPEQATEVLAKYRMRPDSLGFAVSNIVDPQVLAQKIKGRANPVSQYIYGQMTGKAKIFLSRKYQDSHADSLKSILAAALNNVCRQSDFYKEQRFKNVALKPETSVLADKSLKGGALYSWNQDLLLQAYPDLLKLQTAELSQEDMRLLNRVAMESLLNRTIILNETITPYKAFDMGDSLAAYIQARTKETIGQIFLQYAGEGPLAEAEQRLWLDEINNNVLSDSQLVRQPAPGGRNPSQHLQNLMGLGSSGNTAVLNRALLAEYYPEWFVASQKKSNPFQYLKGLMGPKALAELDNHFNGQGVPIEGRQLLLAEINLSLSRTDFYQQEQWANNPFPVEAQELLAEGPGNLSQNDLRKLNRMLLEALYPSDLVKIGKDKSYASLMHSPWLSDIWADVGDMYYEYISYVQPYKDWGVFGGNVIFISEGTSQHTGPNSENYGEFSSYEFSPSLSYGNEIFKDLAGGVNLKLIHSHLAPFGAPGEEGTGVATTWALDFGLLYRGPFKGLSFGANLQNIGPKLEYIDAEQADPLSRNLRVGTAYKILDGRWAKLTAAYDITKMLVVNDRPWREELEETVSHLGFEYSYMGAASLSLRYGLVYDRIGRIGTDDKGNFDLGPANTFGAGVGYRNITFDFSLEPGGELQKYNKKFSLSVEL; from the coding sequence ATGCTAACCACAAAAATCAAACTTTTCCTGACTACGGCGATAATATTGTCGTCGACAGCGCCGGCTTGGGCCATATCGGAGGGCGGGGCCATATTTTTGCTGATCCGGCCCGGCGCCCGTCCCAGCGGCATGGGCAGCGCCTTCTGCGCCATTGCCGACGATGCCACCGCCACCTATTATAATCCGGCGGGCCTGGCTTTTTTAAAAAGAAACGATCCCCGGTTGAACTCTCATGACATCAGGGATTGGAACAGGTTCTTGAACAGCTTTAAGAATTTGCCGGAGAGAAATGTTTTTTCCCGGGATGATTTTAAAGATCCCGAAGGAATGGTAATAAAACTTTCAGGAACCCCATTATTATGTATATCCGACATCGCCGACTGGAATAAACTAATTGCCGCGCTGGCCGACACCGCGGGTCTGGCCGGTAAAAACATATTGCCTTTGTTAAACGAAGACGCCAGAGCCATCATCACCGGGCATCAGGCGGGCGATTCCTTGGACAGCCAGGCCAAGGCAAATTTGGCGTATGCGTTGAATAAACAAATCAACGGCCGGGCTGTTTATAAAACAATTAGCTGGGGTGATATCGCCATCCCGGAACAGGCGACAGAAGTATTGGCCAAATACCGTATGCGCCCGGATAGTCTGGGCTTTGCGGTTTCAAATATAGTTGATCCTCAGGTATTGGCCCAGAAAATCAAAGGCCGGGCCAATCCGGTTTCCCAGTATATTTACGGCCAGATGACGGGAAAAGCCAAAATCTTTTTATCCCGAAAATACCAGGACAGCCATGCGGACAGCCTGAAGTCAATTTTAGCCGCTGCCCTGAACAATGTCTGCCGGCAGTCTGATTTTTACAAGGAACAAAGATTTAAAAATGTAGCCTTAAAACCAGAAACCTCAGTTCTGGCCGACAAAAGTCTCAAAGGCGGAGCGCTTTACTCTTGGAATCAGGATCTCTTGCTCCAAGCCTATCCAGATTTACTTAAACTCCAGACTGCCGAACTTTCGCAGGAAGACATGCGACTGCTTAACCGGGTAGCGATGGAATCCTTGTTGAATAGAACCATAATATTGAATGAAACCATAACGCCATATAAAGCATTTGACATGGGAGATTCTCTGGCCGCTTATATTCAGGCAAGAACAAAAGAAACCATCGGTCAGATATTTTTACAGTATGCCGGCGAAGGCCCCCTGGCCGAAGCAGAACAAAGGCTTTGGTTGGATGAGATTAACAACAATGTCCTCTCCGATTCACAGCTCGTCCGCCAACCGGCCCCGGGCGGCCGCAACCCAAGCCAACATCTGCAAAACCTTATGGGACTGGGTTCCTCAGGAAATACCGCCGTTCTAAACCGGGCTCTGCTTGCCGAATATTATCCGGAATGGTTCGTGGCCTCCCAAAAGAAATCCAATCCTTTTCAGTATCTTAAAGGCCTGATGGGGCCAAAAGCTTTGGCCGAGTTAGACAATCATTTTAATGGCCAGGGAGTACCCATCGAAGGCCGGCAGTTATTGCTGGCCGAAATTAACCTAAGCCTATCCCGGACTGATTTTTACCAGCAGGAACAGTGGGCAAATAATCCGTTCCCGGTCGAAGCCCAGGAACTTTTGGCAGAAGGCCCCGGGAATCTGAGCCAGAATGATTTGCGCAAATTGAACCGGATGTTATTGGAAGCATTATATCCCTCAGATCTGGTGAAAATCGGAAAGGATAAGAGCTATGCTTCTTTGATGCATTCCCCCTGGCTTTCCGATATCTGGGCCGATGTGGGCGATATGTATTATGAGTACATCTCCTATGTCCAGCCCTACAAGGACTGGGGCGTGTTTGGTGGCAACGTCATCTTTATCTCCGAAGGCACCAGTCAGCATACCGGTCCCAATAGCGAAAACTACGGCGAGTTTTCCAGTTATGAATTTTCCCCCAGTCTTTCTTACGGCAACGAGATATTCAAAGACCTGGCTGGCGGAGTAAATTTAAAATTGATCCATTCCCATCTGGCGCCGTTCGGGGCACCGGGAGAGGAGGGCACGGGTGTGGCCACCACCTGGGCTTTGGATTTTGGATTACTGTACCGGGGGCCATTTAAGGGACTGTCTTTCGGAGCCAATCTTCAAAATATCGGTCCCAAGCTGGAATACATTGACGCCGAGCAGGCCGACCCCCTTTCCCGCAATCTCCGGGTCGGCACTGCCTATAAGATCCTGGACGGCCGCTGGGCCAAACTGACAGCCGCTTATGATATCACCAAGATGCTGGTGGTTAACGACCGGCCTTGGAGGGAAGAACTGGAAGAGACTGTAAGTCATCTGGGTTTTGAATACAGCTATATGGGCGCCGCTTCATTATCTCTGCGTTATGGTTTGGTTTATGACAGAATTGGCCGCATCGGTACCGACGATAAAGGGAATTTCGATTTAGGCCCGGCCAATACTTTTGGCGCCGGAGTGGGGTATAGAAATATAACATTCGATTTTTCCCTGGAGCCCGGCGGTGAATTACAGAAATACAATAAAAAATTCTCACTTTCAGTCGAGTTATAA